The nucleotide window AGATCGGTGTGGTTAAAGATTGGATCTTCTAACCCCAAAGAAACAACTCCATCCGCTTCAACATCATATGAAGTTGCCCCTTCAATTGGAGTCCATACAAGCACAACCTCCTCTGCCGTGGCATTGGATTGAACTACGGGTGTGCTCAGTTGAGTAGTACCCGTTACTGGATCACTCCAACTTCCTGCCCCACCTGAATTTTTGGATCTGATTCTGAAGGTGTACTCTGTATTGGCTGCAAGTCCAGTCTTGTTATATGTTGTTCCTGTTACCGCAACAACTGACCCGTCGATCTCCAGATCATATCCTGTTGCTCCCTTAACAGCAGCCCAGGATACAGACAATTTATTCACTGTAGCATCAGTGATTTTCAAACCATCTGCACGGTTAGGTACCGTTAATTGACTTAGTGGTTTACTCCGCGAGCTCTCATTATCAGTTGAGAAGGCTTTTAGCACATAGGTATGTGTTGAATTGGACTCCAAATCTTCATGCTCATATGAGTTCACATTGCCCAATTCAATAGGCTCTCCACCGTCAATTTGCAATTGATATCGATCTGCAAATTCAACGGATTTCCAATTCAATGTATTCTTTCCCTCTTCGCCTTTTGCGGTTAAGATCGGTTTTTCAAGTAAAGTTCTCAGCGAGTATGGAACACTCCATTCACCTGCACCTCTTTGATTAACACCACGTACTCTGTAAGTATAGTTCGTATTATTTCTATAAGGGCTACTTGTATAGTCCAGACCATAGAACGGACCTTTAGTTACACCATTTTCTTCAATTTCATACTGAACCGCTTGTTGTGCAGCTAACCAGTTAAGGTTGATCGTCGCATCATTCGCAGTGGCTACTAGGCCAGTTGGAATAGCAGGAACCGTAGTAATTGGCTCCTTTGTTCCCGACTCCTTAATAAAGCTGAATGATTCTGCCTTGCGTGTGTAATATGGATTAAGGTTGGATACAAAATCTACCACAGCACCTGTATCCGCGCTAATCACCAAACTAAGTTGAGAGGCTTCATAACTTTGTACATATCTGGGGGTTTCCATTCCAAATTCATCTACTCGGGAATTGTTCCAAACACCTACATTCGTACCTGATTGTCTATATTCCATGGTACTGTAATATTCCCAAACCTCGGAAAAGTCAACGATAAATGCATTAGTCACTTGCCCAGTATAGGTAGAAGTATACTTACCAAAGGTAACATTGGTCATATCTGCAACATTTCCTCTAATGGACTGACTTCTTGAGAAGGAATATCCTTTTGCTGAAATACTGTATGATCTCGTCCAGCCCAGATCAATCGGTTTCTGATTCACCATCAGATTCCCATTCTGTTCGGATAATACAAAACGATAATCATTACTGGATGCGATAATTCTATTACTCGTTGCGGCATCTGCACGGTTCCCCCCGTACATGCCAAACTGTCCGAATACCAGCATAAATACTAGTAAACGGACAGTCCATAAGTAAAATCTGTTTTTTCTTTTTCCTGCGACCACTTCTGTTCTCCCCTTCAAAAGATATGATGTGCCACTCCCCGTGGTGAACGGCAAAACTATCTATTCTGCGCGAGAAAACCAATTCCTCTTTTTTACATGTAAAAATTTTCTTATAACGCTTTCATTCATCATTTCTTCAAACAACTATACTTCAAACGGTATAAATGGAATGGAGACAATCACAATTATAACAATGATTAATAAAGGAACATATTTTCCTGTCTACTATTAATCATAATGTATAGATTCCCCGCCTAGAGTGTCTGAAGATTACTGGACAGTCATTTATTATTTGGATTTAACTACTACGATCTTGCCAGTGTCAGTGTGTAAATCTCGACGATAATCTCCATAGAGAAGCAGGTATTTAGGATAACCCGCCCACAAGCGTCCAAGGTGCTACCTGTTGTATATATATCATCGATTAGCAGTATCTGTATGGGTTTGGCATGTGACATGCCCTTTCGTGTTGGCAAATGAACTTTCCTGTATAGCTCTTCAATTAATTGCATACCATCCGGGTTGATGGTAAAAGCATTCTTCATCGTTTCGATACGCTCACCGCGTGATTTGAAGCTTTGTTTGGTCGTGTTGATCTGGCGCTGCAACAGATCAACGATGGGTAGGCGGCAGGCGGTGGCGAGCCCATCAGCCAGCCGCTCCGCCTGATTGAAGCCGCGCTCGGCCAGGCGCTCGCTGCTCACCGGAACATAGGTGACCGCGTCAGGCTGCCATTGCGGCTTCATTTGTTGAGCAAGTGTGGCGGGATAAGCCACGGGGACGGGGGGTTCTTTTGCCAAAGCAGAATTCTGCTCCTCACTCATCGCTTGAAAAGCTCGAATCAACAGCGCGGTTAGGAGCGGCGCGTATCTTTCGTGGCCTCTGAACTTGTACATTCCTATCCATTCTTTCATAAGAGCGTTGTATTGTACTGCGCTGCGGTTGAGGATAAAAGAACGGTTTTGCATATGTGGACGAGCACAGTCCGGGCATCCGACTCCCCGACCACAACGCAGGCAGCGGATGGAGCGGATCCATGGAATCGGCTTCACACAACGTGGGCATATGCCCGGATAGATTGGAGAAAGGATCGCTCGAGTGCCGCATGTCAGACAAGTCGCTCCCGGTGGGGCGAGTAGGTGATGAAGACGCCCGGTCAGGTGCTGCGCATAATCGGTTAAGTTACTGAGCCAGTTGAACATGGATGAGCAAACCTCCAGTCTTGGGAATGTAATGTGAAGTGTGGAACCGAACTTGGCAGATAACAATTAGGTTCGGGATGGTGGATGCAGATAACCTTTGCGACGAGCGATGGTGTTCATTTTCCGGATCTGTGCAACGGCCTTAACCTGGGAACGTGTCCGACGGGACGATGCAAAAACCACCCTACCCGCCGGGTCATCCATGGAACGTCCTGCTCTGCCCGCCATCTGAACCAGTGAAGCTTCATCAAAGAGACCATTGTCTGCATCCAATATAAAGACATCGCTACGTGGAATGGTCACGCCACGCTCCAAAATCGTTGTCGTTACGAGCAAACGAATTGTGCGCTCACGAAAGGCTATAACTTTGCTAGCGCGATCAGGGTCCTGAGATGAAGTTCCTTCGATATGGATTCCGGGAAAGGTACGACGCATCAGGTTAACAAACGCCTCAATCTGGGCAATACGTGTCACAAAGACAAATACCTGTGCGTCACGCTTCAGTGAAATTTGAATGTTATTTTTAATTACAGCTGGCAATTGCTGTCTTTGAATACACTGGGCCACTGTAACCATCTTGATCAATCTTGGCACGGGCAAAGGATGACGGTGGAAACGTACTGGAACTTTGGCATGAGTGAGTTTTCCCTGCGCTGCTTCCCTCTGTAGCCGGGCTGGCGGTGTAGCAGACAGATAGACGAAATTCCCCTCTGGTTTGCAGGAAGATGCCGCGGCGTGAGCGAGCATTGGATCGTTGTGATATGGGAAAGCATCCAGTTCATCGATAATGACGAGATCGAATCCCTGGTGAAAACGCATCAGTTGATGTGTGGTCGCGAGCGTGAGCTGAGCGTCTTTCCAGCGTTCGTCACTGCCTCCGTAAAGGGTAGCGAGTGAGGTGTCCAGAAAAGCTTTAGCTAGACGCGGAGCTAGTTCCAGCACCACATCCCTGCGCGGCGTAGCGACCAGTGCTCGTCCACCACGATCCAATGTATGTTGGAGTAGAGGGAATATCATCTCGGTCTTGCCGGCCCCGGTCACAGCCCACAGCAAAAATCGCCCCGGCCCATCCCCTGCGGGCGGCCGGGCCAAAAACGCTAGCGCCGCGGTTGCTGCCGCGCTCTGCGCTGCGCTAAGCCCCCACCGGGCGAGCCCGCCGCCGGTGGGGGCCAAGGCCGTGCCACGACGCGGTGCTTCGCCGCGTCGTGGCACGGCCCCTTGCGCTGCACTGCGTAGCAGCAGCGCACAAGCACGGCTGCGCCCCAGCGCGAGGCAGGCCTCGCAGTAGGCGCACGCCGCCAGGCCGCAGGCAGCGCAGGGCACGCGCTGCCTTGCTTCGCTGCCACAACGGTGGCAGCGGGGCGCGCTCCGCGCGCGTCCAAGCCACGCGTGCCGACGCCGCGTGGCAGGCCCTTCGAGGGCGGCTGTGATACTCAGCCGCCCGTGCAAGCGCGCGAGCTGCGCAGCCGCGCGCCACTCCCTTGGCGGCTGGGCGGTGTCCGCCAGCAACGCCTCCGCCTCGGCCGCCAGTAATTGGCGGCCGCTGATCCGCTCAGCCAGCAGGGCCGCGTCCCGCTCCAGCTGAGCCCACTGCCCGGCGGGATACGGCTCGGGCATCCCGCCTACCTGAATACCACGCACAGCAGCACTCCCCGCTTTGCCCGCTATAACTTTTCTCGCCTCAACTTCCCCCGAGGCCAGTTCATATACATCCAGCTTCCGCGCAAGATAGCTCTTCCATTCGCGCTCACCCCACTGATCCATGCCTCGCTCCATATCAAAATGTTCAACCAACCAAGATGCCTGACTTAGTGGCAACGCCGTATCTAACAACAACCAGCGCAGCACGTGCCGACCACTTCCTCCCTCGAGCCACCAAGTCACATCC belongs to Paenibacillus sp. FSL H8-0079 and includes:
- a CDS encoding ComF family protein; this translates as MYKFRGHERYAPLLTALLIRAFQAMSEEQNSALAKEPPVPVAYPATLAQQMKPQWQPDAVTYVPVSSERLAERGFNQAERLADGLATACRLPIVDLLQRQINTTKQSFKSRGERIETMKNAFTINPDGMQLIEELYRKVHLPTRKGMSHAKPIQILLIDDIYTTGSTLDACGRVILNTCFSMEIIVEIYTLTLARS
- a CDS encoding helicase-related protein — protein: MPCAACGLAACAYCEACLALGRSRACALLLRSAAQGAVPRRGEAPRRGTALAPTGGGLARWGLSAAQSAAATAALAFLARPPAGDGPGRFLLWAVTGAGKTEMIFPLLQHTLDRGGRALVATPRRDVVLELAPRLAKAFLDTSLATLYGGSDERWKDAQLTLATTHQLMRFHQGFDLVIIDELDAFPYHNDPMLAHAAASSCKPEGNFVYLSATPPARLQREAAQGKLTHAKVPVRFHRHPLPVPRLIKMVTVAQCIQRQQLPAVIKNNIQISLKRDAQVFVFVTRIAQIEAFVNLMRRTFPGIHIEGTSSQDPDRASKVIAFRERTIRLLVTTTILERGVTIPRSDVFILDADNGLFDEASLVQMAGRAGRSMDDPAGRVVFASSRRTRSQVKAVAQIRKMNTIARRKGYLHPPSRT